In the genome of Ensifer sp. WSM1721, the window ATCGACGCCGTCGAGGCATATTTCGTTGGCGGCCGCGAAGTGACGGTCGATCCCGACGGCACGGTTTCCTCGCCGCCCTGGTCCCGCGCCGGTGGCTCCTGGATGAAGTGGGAGGACAAGAAAGGCGACGGGACGGAAACGGCTTGGCCGGCGCTGATGAGCGCTTTTCCGGCGCTCTGGACCAGCGCGCACCGCGTGCGCGGCATAGCGCAGTCGTTGGTGACCTTCTTCAATCCGGGGCTCACCTCGTCGAAGTATCTCTCGCTCTACCAGGGCGGCGTGCCGGACACCGAACAGGTTAAGCGCGCCTCGCTGATCTATGATCCGCGCGATGAGGACCAGGACCCCGACGACAAGACCACCTGGAGGTGGAACGAAAACGGCATTCTTGGTGCGGCACATGTGCTTCGCCGAGATCCGGCATTCACATCCGATCGCTTTGACTGGCCGCTGATCACCACGCAGGCGGTGAAGGCTGATGTGTCGGTTGCAACAAAGACGGGCACGGAAAAGCGGGCGCGGTGCTGGGGCATGTGGGCCTGGGAGGGTGCGCGCAAGGAAACGATGGAGGACATCCTTCGCTCGATCGGCGCCGAGATCCGGCTGACGGCGCAAGGCAAGATCTGGTTCGAACTGATCGACGACGATCCGACTCCGGAAATCTCGTTTGAACCAAGCGATGTTGTCGATCTCGAATGGATGTCCGGTCCGGAGGCTGTCGAGCGGCCGAACATCTGCCGCATCAAATACTATTCGCCGGAGCGCAATTACGAGCTGGCCGACATCGACATGACGGGCATCGCCTGGGCGCGCATCGACGATGAGGTGACGCGCTACGGCCCGAAATATTTCGATGTCGAGCTGCCCTTCTGCCCCTCGGCGAGCCAGGCGCAGCGGATCGCGCGGCGTCTTTTCCTGCAGGCGAGGGCGGACACAGGCGTCGCAGTGACCAACATGGTCGGGCTCGCCGCCTGGGGGCTTTATTACGGCGAAGTGGAGCTGCCGGATCTCGGAGATGTGGAAAGGGTGCGGCTCTCGCCGCCGCGCGTCGACGATAGCCGCGGGACGGTGGAAATTCCATTCTCCGTTTGGCCGTCTCTGTCCGCGTGGAACCCTGCGACCGACGAAGCGGACGCGCCTGAGTCTCTGCCGGACATGCAGTATGAAAGTGACCTGCCGACGCCGAACGCGCCGGTTGGCGCCGTGCAGGTGACCTATCCGGGCGGAGCGAAGGAATTCCGCATCGGCTACAGCCTGCCGGCCGTGAGCTACAACACGATCGAGGCGACCTACCGGATCTATAGCGGTGGGTTACCGGGTTCCTGGAGCGGCATGACGGAAGCGGCGACGGTTGCCTATGTCGCAGCCGACCTGCTTGGCGCCGAGATCGACGCCCGCGTGCGCATCTTCAGGGGCGACGACGGAAGCTATTTCTCTCCGCTGCTCCACACCGTCGTCGGCATCGACAACTCGCCCTGCGGTGCGCCGTCGGTCGTTTCTGGCGGGGCGGAGAGCGGGCTTCCGACTGCAACGCTCGATGTGGACGTGACGATCGCGGAGATCCGCGGCGCTGCGGTTAAGCTGGAGCGGCGGCGCGAACTATCCGGCGGGGGCGGATGGACGGCCTGGACGACGATAGGCCAGCAGAACGCCCGCCCAAACCAGAACCTGCACTTCGCCGACAGCTACACGAACGCCAATCCCACCGGAATTGCCGTTGAGTGGCGCTTCACCACCCTGACCAGCGACGGAACACCGGGGGCGGCCCTGATCCTCTCGGCCGTCGCACAGGGCTCATAGCCGCTCGCCTTATAACAACCGGAGAATTTGAATGTCTCTTTTCACGAAGACGGCAGAGGATACCTTTGCGCCCTACGACAGCGCCGGCAATCCCCGTGAGATCGTGCCGCAGGAAGCGCAGGTCTGGGGGAGCGAAGTCGAGCGGCTTATTACGTCCTTCCAAGCGGGCGGCGGCATCATCTTTCCAGACAAGGCGACGATGGATGCGACGCTCACCTATGCCGCAAATCAGATGGCATGGGTGATGGGCGATGGTGCTGGCATCTATCGCAAAATTGGGGCCTCCGGCACGGGATCGTGGCAGCGGCTCGGCGACCTGCCGTACAGCTTCGTCAAGCTGGTCGATGTCGGCGCGGGAACAGCGAACGCAATCCAGCTCGCGAGCGCCATTCCGACCTCTCCGTCCGTACTTCGCGTGGCCAACATCTTCGAGGCCAATACCGGAAACGTCACCGTCTCGGAGAACGGCGCCGCGGCCAAGTCGCTTTTGACAAACAGTGGAAACCAGATCGCGCCTGGCGGCTTAACCGCGGGCATGATGATCACCTATGTCGACGATGGTGCGGCGTTCCGTCTTCTGAACGATCAGGTTTCGGCCGCGATCGTGGCTGCTGCAGAGGCGCTACTTGAGGAATTCCAGAGCACTTATCTGGGCGCTTATGCCAGCGATCCTACGACCGACCCTAACGGCAATCCTCTGATCGTTGGTGCCTTCTATTTCAACACCACGTCGAACCAGCCTCGGATATGGAATGGCACTGTTTTCGTTCCGATCCAGGCGCCAGACCCTTACGCGAGCCAAGCCGAGGCGGCGGCAGGTACGGCTACGAACCGCAGCATGAACCCGCTGCGAGTGGCGCAGGCGATAGAGGAATACCAGTTCCAAGCACAAAATACGGGCGCCACCTCAAAGAGCTCGGTTACGCAGCGCTACGGAGACGTCCCCAACCTCATTCGGGATTTTGGGGCTCCAACGGATGGCAGCGATTGCTCGGCGGCCTTCAACACCGCCCTCACTCAGGTCGCCGCCAATGGGGGGAAGGAGCTGTTCGTCCCAGCCGCCACCTATACGTGGACGGGCGGCGCTGTTTCTATGCGGAAATTGAAGCTTCGCGGCGCCGGCATGGACACCGCGCGTATAGTCGTAAAAAAGACCAATAGCACGATTTTTCGGTTCGACACTGTTATCGGATATCCGGAGATTTCCGACCTGCATATCTCTCAAGATGCAGCGACCCCGGCGACGGCTGGCGCGGCCTTCCATTTCACGGAAAAGGGTGTCCTTGGCCCTAAGCTCGCGCGTATCAAAACGAATGATCTGTGGCAGGCAATGTCGTGCGATGTTGGTGTCGGTAGCGCCGGCGCCGGCGTCAATGGTGCTGTCATTGAAGACTGCTCCTTCGACGGCTGCAAGAAGTATGGGTGGTATCTGATTGGCGCCGTGAACTGGGTGTTCAAGGGCGGTTACACGACCATGTCCAGTTTCGCGTCGAACACGGCGGCTTGTGTGCTGGACAGCAACTGTGAGGGCATCCTGCTCTCTCAGCATTTTGCTCTCGCCGGCGAGTATCCGTTCATCATGCAGAATTCCCAGAGTGGTGGCGTGCCGCCGAAGGAATGCATGTTCAGCCAGTTCACTTTTGATGGTGGGGCAGGCGCAAGCGCAGCTGCCAAGATTGCTGCGGGAAGGCGAAACCATTTCGCCCAATGCTGGGTTTCCAATCAAAATGGGGTTGGAATCGATTGGAATAATCCGAGCGGAGATGCATCAGCTCTCCTTGGCAATTCGTGGGTTGGTGGCACTCTGATCAACATCGGCAGAAACGCAATGGAGCTCCACGGGAAGGTCAACGGCCTGAGGGTCATTGGCGCACACTTCGGCTCGTGGGGCCTTTTGGCGGCGAACACCTATTCCGGCGTTTACGCCACGGCTGATGTCGACACAGCTTTCGACATCTCTCATAACTTCTTCGGCGATGATGACGACGTGCCGGCCAATTCGTGGAATGGAATTACCGTCAACAGCGGAACCTATAGGCGATACATCATCACCCGAAACATGAATCTTGGCCTCACGGGTTCGCTTGTGAGCGACGGCGGAACTGCCAGCGTTGCCAAGGATGTTTCGACCAACCTCTAGCATCGATCTTGCTTTCAAACGGCTTAATCAACGTCCAGACGGACCAATAATTGTACTCTTTGAAGAAGGTCGTTGGGTTTCCCATTGTGGGCCCGTAGCCAGAGCGGACAAAGCGGTTATACGCCTCAACATCGAAAAAGAGGCCGTGTTTTTGGAACAGGCGTGTCCAGTAGGAGATTGGCTGTATATTCACATGCGTCGGGTCGCCCATGTACTGCTCTTTAGTCTCTCCATCGCGTACAGCATCCAGGACGATGAAAGCCCTTCCGCCCGGCCTAAGGATGCGATCGAACTCACGCATCACCTGTTCAGTAAATTCATCAGGGATGTGCTCAAGGACCTGATGTGAGTGAAGCAGGCTCACCGAACCAGTCTCCACATGGATGTCCGTCAATGAGCCTGCGACGAGTTCGTGGTTGCCAAATTGGAAGTGGGTTCGTCCCAAGCGGACCATATGCTCGGTGATGTCTACACCGAAGATGCGTGCATAGGCGCCGGTCTGACGAAAGCCGTTCAACTGAGTGCCGCATGCAGACCCCGCATCGACGACGAATGGGGCGTCATAGGTGTATTGAAGCGTAGCCTCGGTGACCATCCTGGCGTACGATTCCTGCCAGTACCCGTAGGCAAGATAGTCTAGACCATCGGCCTTGTGCTCTTCGTAGTAGGCCTGATCGTAGACCGTTGACTTGAGCATCGCGCCCCTCCTGAGTTCCTGCTGTTCGAGCTGCCGCCCGCCGATCGGTGTTATGCTTTCTCTATATCAGGCCAATTTGGCAGGTCGGCTGATCCGCCTAGTACGAGATAGCCGTGGACCAACCGCTTGTAGACATGGATCAATTTATCGACGACTTCTGACGTCAGCTTGATCCTTAGGATGCGCCCTTTTCGCGTGTAAAAGAACTCTCGCGTACTCTCGTCAAAGCTGTTCATAATGATGCCGGAAGATCCCGCGGCTTTTTTCATCAAAGGCACCTGCAAACCCTCGGTCGAGGCGTGTCTCTCCATATCGTCCGGGATTTCGTACATGTGGGCCACTGCGTGCCTAATATCTCTAATATTCGGAAACTGCCGGCGGAAGGTATCGAGGGCGTCCCTTGCAATTGCAGAGTCAATGCCATGAGCTTCGATCCATTCCGGCAGGCGCTCAAGCTGCCTCTGATACTCGTTTATAGCCATGATGGCCGCGCTGGCCGCGAATCCAGGCCACCGATTCACCAAAACAACTCTTTCGTATGCGGCATCCCGTTGAGCGCTCAACTCGTTGTAACCAGCGCCAAATGATCTCTGTCTTAGGAAAGCGCGCCACTCATCGGTTACGTTATCGCTTTCGCTTGACGCTATGGCGCCCTGACGCAACGCATGGTCGAGAAGAGAGACGGCAGATTCCAAGTGATCGATGGCCGAAGTGCCGTCGTTTATTTTGTCGAAAACATCCCACCATATCCGCTTCTGCTCTAACGGCCGGTCCCACTCGGGAAGGAACCTGTAGTGAAAACGAGTTCTGATCATTGGCCCTCCACCCAGCTGTGAAACCGGCCACAACTATTCAGCGCGATTTCTGTGGCGTCAACCCAAGGATCGCTCCGTAATCCTCTGATCTCCAACCAACAGGAACCCCTAAATGGATAAAACCGTGCCTCCCGGCGCGGCGATCCTGCTCGACTTTATCCGTGCAACGGAAGTCGGGCGGAGCGACCGCGCCTCGTACGACGTGATCTACGGCCACAACCAGGACAAGCTAGCGAAGGCGCTCACGGCCATGACCTATGGCGAGGTGGTCGATGCGCAGAAGGACTGGTCGAAGGAGTTCGGGTCGAGCGCTGCCGGCGGCTACCAGTTTCTAAAGGCGACGCTGCAGGCGCTCGCGAGGGAGAACCTGAGCGAGATCGGCGGCGCTATGCTGTTCACGCCCGACCTGCAGGATCGGCTCGGCTACAAGCTGCTGGTCAAGCGGGGCTATGCGAAGTTCATCGTCGGCCAGATCAGCCTCGTCGAGTTCGCCGAGAACCTGGCGATGGAGTGGGCTTCCCTCCCCGTGTTAAAGGCGACCAAAGGTCATAAGCGGCAGGTGAAGCGCGGCCAGTCCTACTATGCCGGCGACGGGCTTAACAAGGCGCTAGTAAAGCCAGAAAAGGTCGAGGCGATGCTGAAGCTGGTCCTCGATGCGGCGCGCCGGCCGCAGGAGGTGGAAGAGGACGCGGCGCCGGTGCCCATTCCCGTTCCGAGGTCCGAACCGCAGCGCAAGCCGGTGCGCAAGTCCGGCCGGTTCTGGACGTGGCTGCTGACGGCCGGCGGCACGATCGTGACCGCGCTCAAGGAACTGAACCTGGTGGCGCTCGACTGGCGGGTGCAGCTCGCGATCCTCGTCGCGATCGTCGGCTTCGCGGTCTACGCGATCACCTCCATGCCGGCCGTGCGCGAGGGGCTGGGGCTCAAGTGATGGTCGACTGGCCGAAGATCCTGGGCGGCGTGCTCGTGCTCGCCGCCATCGCCTGGGCCGTCCTCGAGATCCGCGAGGATGGCGCCCAATCCATCAAGAACGCAGTCGAAAGGCAGAACAATGAAGCGGCGAACCGCGCTGATACGAAGCGCCTTGATTATGATTCCTGCCTTGCTGCTGGCGGGCTGTGGAACTTCGGGGCCGGGAAGTGCGACGGGCCTAAGAAACGTGGTGGGGACTGATCTGATCGGCGCGCGCGGCGCGACGCCGGCGGATCAAAGAAAGATCGACCGGACCGTCGTCGGCATCTGCGCCGCGGCGGTCTGGACGCAGGCGGAATGCGCGAGGCACGGGGAAGGGCGCTGATGTCGCAGAAATACACGTCTTTGATTGAGCTGCTCAATGCCTGGTTCGGCGGTGCGGCAACCACGATGATCGGCGCGCTGGTCGGCCGGCTCATGTGGCACACGAACGAAGTCCGGAAGATGCGCCGGAAGTTCTTCGGAAAGGAGCTGCTCTGGGAAATGCCGATCGCCGTCGGTATGGCTTTCATCGGCGAGGCGCTTGCGTCCTGGCTGCAGCTTGAGCAGCCGATGGCGACAGGCCTAATTGCGGCGCTGGCCTATCTCGGGCCGCGCGGCTCGGAAGTGCTGTTCATGCGATGGTTTGGGGCGAGGGTGGAGAAAGGCGGCTAACAGCCGCCTTTCTCAATTAGTCGGAAACTACTATCCGCGGGTGATCGACGTCCACTATGACGTGGACAGGAACGGGGGAGGAAACTCGGATAGCAGAATCGCGCATAATGGCGGCGACGTTGCCGACATCCGACGCGGAGTTGACCGTCAGCACTTGAGCGTTGGCGGTATCGCGATACGTTAGCGTAGCATCCGATGTCATTTGATAATTGATCATATCTTCTTCCACCCCTCGAATGATCGTTGGTCCGTCACAACTACCGACACGCCAGCTGGGTCAGCGGGATTCGGAACTTGCGAGCGCACTAGCGTACCTTCTGACACAAATCCATAGCTATTCTTGCCTGTCGGGCTTTCAATAAGACCGCGCACCAGGCGATAGTTCGCAGATGCCGCCGGTCCAAGCTCCACATTTGGGTTGAATGGCTGCAGCAGCTTCATCTCTTCAGTGTAACTCTTATGAAGCTTCTTTAAAATCCCGTAAAACTCTGTGGTTGGCTTGACAACGGGAAGGCCTAGCCCCTCGGCCTCGCGTCGGTTAATTGTGTAGTCGTGGCTTCCGGAATCCGCGCACAGGAAATCAATGATCGCCTTGACCTTTTCCGCGTCTTGCACGTGGTGACGGAGTAGCTTGTCTGCAAGAAAGCGGATCTGCTCCCTGGACCGGAAAATCTCACCCAGGACCAGCGGGTGAACCTTGTTGGAAAGATCCATTAGGATTGCGCCGAGAGTGTGCGCATCGGTGATCTTCAGTTCCTCTGCAGCATCGAGATACCCTCGAACAGCCTCGACACTCACGGGGATGCGAGCCATCTGATTGCCCATTGGGATCAGCGGTCCGAGAGCATGCGTGAGACTCGGATCGATTGGTCCAAGTACGGCCTGCTTCGACATTACGATCTCGCTGGCGCCGAGAGATATGAGTGTGCCGGCGCTCATCGCCTTCAGAGGGATCAAGACTTCGAACTTTTCGCAAAAAGACTTGATAAGATTGACCAGCTGCCATGCTGCGGCTGTTTGCCCTCCATTGGTGTGGAGGACCAGCGAGATTTTGTCAGTCGGTCCGATCTCATCAAGGATGTCGACGAACATCGCGACGCAGTCGTGAGCAATCTGTGTCTCTGCGCCGGCTCGATCGCTGGTCACAAACGCGATCACCTTGGAATTGCGCTCTTTCTCAATTGCCGCGTAGAGGCGGCGTCGCGCTGCGAAGTTCATGTGTCCCCTTCCATTTTTGCGCGAGCATTGACACAGGGTTCTCATATGTCAAGGTTGTGCGGGCTCTTCTGCACAATCGAGTTTAGAGACTTGGACCTTGCGCGACGCTGAATTTGCGGCGGGGCTGGTAGAGGCCGGCTTGATCTCCGCTAGCGCACTTACTCGACGCATTCCAACTCCTGCAGTGCGTCGATTTCGCTATGAGTGATCCTGTGGGGCTCAAGCCAGATTACGCGCTCCGCCCACTGGAGTTCCTGATCAAGAAGAGGGTCCCCGGTCACCGAGATCAAGTCCCAGGTGTCCGTCTTCCTGCCTTTCCGGAGAAAACGCAGGAGCGTCTTGCCGGCCCGGGTGCGAGCGATGCAAAGCTCATCGATCAGATCATCATTTGGTTTTCGTCTGCGGCTTGAGATGAACGCCCACCAGCCGTCCCGGATCGCTCC includes:
- a CDS encoding phage holin family protein, with protein sequence MSQKYTSLIELLNAWFGGAATTMIGALVGRLMWHTNEVRKMRRKFFGKELLWEMPIAVGMAFIGEALASWLQLEQPMATGLIAALAYLGPRGSEVLFMRWFGARVEKGG
- a CDS encoding phage tail protein produces the protein MKSVRLLFASGASYVAMTAHAHADPVSLIATAIHGFLLSSTAVAATAAGTIATFAANAIVAGAIAGLSLVGAGQRPTGTVKAADAKNTFESGESSVIEGLGRVRVGGLKAFGNTDGSTRWRLVCRLQGPIDAVEAYFVGGREVTVDPDGTVSSPPWSRAGGSWMKWEDKKGDGTETAWPALMSAFPALWTSAHRVRGIAQSLVTFFNPGLTSSKYLSLYQGGVPDTEQVKRASLIYDPRDEDQDPDDKTTWRWNENGILGAAHVLRRDPAFTSDRFDWPLITTQAVKADVSVATKTGTEKRARCWGMWAWEGARKETMEDILRSIGAEIRLTAQGKIWFELIDDDPTPEISFEPSDVVDLEWMSGPEAVERPNICRIKYYSPERNYELADIDMTGIAWARIDDEVTRYGPKYFDVELPFCPSASQAQRIARRLFLQARADTGVAVTNMVGLAAWGLYYGEVELPDLGDVERVRLSPPRVDDSRGTVEIPFSVWPSLSAWNPATDEADAPESLPDMQYESDLPTPNAPVGAVQVTYPGGAKEFRIGYSLPAVSYNTIEATYRIYSGGLPGSWSGMTEAATVAYVAADLLGAEIDARVRIFRGDDGSYFSPLLHTVVGIDNSPCGAPSVVSGGAESGLPTATLDVDVTIAEIRGAAVKLERRRELSGGGGWTAWTTIGQQNARPNQNLHFADSYTNANPTGIAVEWRFTTLTSDGTPGAALILSAVAQGS
- a CDS encoding class I SAM-dependent methyltransferase gives rise to the protein MLKSTVYDQAYYEEHKADGLDYLAYGYWQESYARMVTEATLQYTYDAPFVVDAGSACGTQLNGFRQTGAYARIFGVDITEHMVRLGRTHFQFGNHELVAGSLTDIHVETGSVSLLHSHQVLEHIPDEFTEQVMREFDRILRPGGRAFIVLDAVRDGETKEQYMGDPTHVNIQPISYWTRLFQKHGLFFDVEAYNRFVRSGYGPTMGNPTTFFKEYNYWSVWTLIKPFESKIDARGWSKHPWQRWQFRRRSQANP
- a CDS encoding glycosyl hydrolase family 28-related protein, translating into MSLFTKTAEDTFAPYDSAGNPREIVPQEAQVWGSEVERLITSFQAGGGIIFPDKATMDATLTYAANQMAWVMGDGAGIYRKIGASGTGSWQRLGDLPYSFVKLVDVGAGTANAIQLASAIPTSPSVLRVANIFEANTGNVTVSENGAAAKSLLTNSGNQIAPGGLTAGMMITYVDDGAAFRLLNDQVSAAIVAAAEALLEEFQSTYLGAYASDPTTDPNGNPLIVGAFYFNTTSNQPRIWNGTVFVPIQAPDPYASQAEAAAGTATNRSMNPLRVAQAIEEYQFQAQNTGATSKSSVTQRYGDVPNLIRDFGAPTDGSDCSAAFNTALTQVAANGGKELFVPAATYTWTGGAVSMRKLKLRGAGMDTARIVVKKTNSTIFRFDTVIGYPEISDLHISQDAATPATAGAAFHFTEKGVLGPKLARIKTNDLWQAMSCDVGVGSAGAGVNGAVIEDCSFDGCKKYGWYLIGAVNWVFKGGYTTMSSFASNTAACVLDSNCEGILLSQHFALAGEYPFIMQNSQSGGVPPKECMFSQFTFDGGAGASAAAKIAAGRRNHFAQCWVSNQNGVGIDWNNPSGDASALLGNSWVGGTLINIGRNAMELHGKVNGLRVIGAHFGSWGLLAANTYSGVYATADVDTAFDISHNFFGDDDDVPANSWNGITVNSGTYRRYIITRNMNLGLTGSLVSDGGTASVAKDVSTNL
- a CDS encoding membrane protein; translated protein: MDKTVPPGAAILLDFIRATEVGRSDRASYDVIYGHNQDKLAKALTAMTYGEVVDAQKDWSKEFGSSAAGGYQFLKATLQALARENLSEIGGAMLFTPDLQDRLGYKLLVKRGYAKFIVGQISLVEFAENLAMEWASLPVLKATKGHKRQVKRGQSYYAGDGLNKALVKPEKVEAMLKLVLDAARRPQEVEEDAAPVPIPVPRSEPQRKPVRKSGRFWTWLLTAGGTIVTALKELNLVALDWRVQLAILVAIVGFAVYAITSMPAVREGLGLK